The Perca fluviatilis chromosome 2, GENO_Pfluv_1.0, whole genome shotgun sequence genome includes a region encoding these proteins:
- the zgc:154093 gene encoding cdc42 effector protein 3, translated as MPAKTPMYLKTTTPKKGKRLRLRDVLSGDMISPPLGDVRHSAHVGPEGEGDMFGDVGFLQGKMNMLPALSRVQDGRSHSVERHLDDGFTARQDTHNYAYNGYHYQHTSTGLLKTTISMPVFISHEQAPPKPPRLHLDDPSSSSLPSQQNSFHHHQQPADTSHKQANGYRHTDNHGRLFENGVVGRLASEPCRDISLSPAIRMLVPSSGSFSEASSEDSMSETCGPLEGRRGLSLDSDAGLSNEDLRSERSESPGAAFHPAGLTVSSGVSRSDSMAGLNLDLGPSIMEDVLSIMDRYKTEDNRCEL; from the coding sequence ATGCCGGCAAAGACGCCAATGTacttaaaaactacaactcccaagAAGGGAAAGAGACTGAGGCTCCGTGATGTCCTCTCAGGTGATATGATCAGCCCCCCGCTGGGCGATGTGCGTCACAGCGCCCATGTGGGGCCAGAAGGGGAGGGCGACATGTTTGGAGACGTGGGTTTCCTGCAGGGTAAGATGAACATGCTGCCGGCCCTGAGTCGGGTGCAGGACGGGCGCTCGCACAGCGTGGAGAGACACCTGGATGACGGCTTCACCGCGAGACAGGACACGCACAACTACGCCTACAATGGTTACCACTACCAGCACACATCCACCGGCCTCCTGAAGACCACCATCTCCATGCCTGTGTTCATCTCCCACGAACAGGCTCCACCTAAACCCCCACGCCTCCACCTGGACGACCCCTCCTCGTCTTCTCTGCCTTCCCAGCAAAACAGCTTCCACCACCATCAGCAGCCTGCAGACACGAGCCACAAACAGGCCAACGGCTACAGGCACACCGACAACCACGGCCGGCTCTTTGAGAACGGCGTGGTGGGCCGTTTGGCATCGGAGCCCTGCCGTGACATCTCCCTCTCCCCGGCCATCCGCATGCTCGTCCCCTCCTCTGGCTCCTTCTCAGAGGCCTCGTCTGAGGACTCCATGTCAGAAACCTGCGGGCCCCTGGAAGGTCGCCGGGGCCTCAGCCTGGACTCTGATGCCGGCCTGAGCAACGAGGATCTGAGGAGTGAACGCAGCGAGTCGCCCGGCGCCGCCTTCCACCCGGCCGGTCTCACGGTCTCATCCGGGGTGTCACGGTCAGACTCTATGGCGGGCTTAAACTTGGACCTGGGTCCATCCATCATGGAGGACGTCCTGAGTATCATGGACCGCTACAAGACTGAGGACAACCGCTGTGAGCTGTGA